One genomic segment of Brevibacillus laterosporus LMG 15441 includes these proteins:
- a CDS encoding AEC family transporter, whose amino-acid sequence MNIGEIFISTLTDSKIVSAISSSVFIIFLGFFLRKKEVLSKQTAKILSNVILSVALPALAFTAFMTDIDTESLKQGINLLIWGILVYIVLIIVSKPLFAKYAGDKQDVLRVLTIFGSTTFFGIPIVQVMYGAVGVMYASIFNIGYRIFLYSYGYIKMSGLKMEAKNIKTMFLNPIVVATFAGLFIWMFQNYIPQVHMMADGKEASYAFLRIDKTALWLFKPMDYLAKLASPLAWLSIGATLAEISLKDAVRVKDAWYYSLNKVVIVPIINIVILTVLTVTGLLPVSHVALATVVIMMATPTATVAAAYAISFDKEAVLTSNCSLLSTILGVLAMPLWIVVLEMIKSMGLFV is encoded by the coding sequence ATGAACATCGGGGAAATTTTTATTAGCACATTAACAGATAGCAAAATTGTTAGTGCCATTAGTTCTTCTGTCTTCATTATTTTCTTAGGATTCTTTTTACGTAAGAAAGAAGTTTTATCAAAACAAACAGCTAAGATTCTAAGCAACGTTATCTTATCTGTAGCTCTTCCAGCACTAGCATTTACGGCCTTTATGACTGACATTGATACTGAATCCTTGAAACAAGGGATTAACCTTCTGATTTGGGGAATCTTGGTCTACATCGTACTCATTATTGTTTCTAAACCACTGTTTGCTAAATATGCAGGTGATAAACAAGATGTATTACGTGTTCTAACGATCTTTGGTTCTACTACTTTCTTCGGAATTCCAATTGTACAAGTTATGTATGGTGCAGTTGGTGTTATGTACGCTTCTATCTTTAACATTGGATATCGAATTTTCCTTTACTCTTACGGCTATATCAAAATGTCTGGTTTAAAAATGGAAGCGAAAAACATCAAGACAATGTTCTTAAATCCAATCGTAGTAGCTACCTTTGCAGGATTGTTTATCTGGATGTTCCAAAATTACATTCCACAGGTTCACATGATGGCAGATGGAAAAGAAGCAAGTTACGCATTCCTGCGCATTGATAAAACAGCTTTGTGGCTATTCAAACCAATGGATTATCTAGCTAAATTAGCTTCTCCACTTGCTTGGTTGTCTATCGGTGCTACTCTAGCTGAGATTTCTTTAAAAGATGCTGTACGAGTTAAAGATGCTTGGTACTACAGCTTAAACAAAGTAGTTATTGTTCCAATTATTAATATCGTGATCTTGACTGTGCTAACAGTGACTGGTCTATTGCCAGTATCTCACGTAGCTCTAGCAACAGTAGTAATCATGATGGCTACACCAACAGCAACAGTGGCAGCAGCTTATGCCATCAGCTTTGATAAAGAGGCAGTATTAACATCTAACTGCTCCTTGTTATCCACAATACTTGGTGTCCTAGCAATGCCTTTATGGATTGTCGTCCTAGAAATGATTAAATCTATGGGACTGTTTGTATAA
- a CDS encoding response regulator transcription factor translates to MQTIVIVEDEVPISRVLQVYLEKAGYQVELAFDGEEAIHTFERVAPSLVLLDVMLPGQSGWKVLEHIRTKSSCPVIMLTALGQLDQKINGLNQGADDYITKPFIGEEVVARVNAVLRRSLLVMGDCQTRIFGSLKVDYRAHSVTLHGIDLTFTPRDLSLFLFLAQHPNQTFTREQLIEQVWGMDYEGSDRAVDLAVKRIRRTLQNWPTDEGEIRTLRGLGYQFCVNEK, encoded by the coding sequence ATGCAAACAATTGTAATCGTAGAAGATGAAGTACCGATCTCTCGGGTTCTACAGGTATATTTAGAAAAAGCGGGATATCAGGTAGAGCTTGCCTTTGATGGTGAAGAAGCGATACATACATTTGAGCGTGTGGCACCTTCCCTGGTTTTATTGGACGTCATGCTACCAGGGCAGAGTGGATGGAAGGTTTTAGAGCATATTCGTACCAAAAGTAGCTGTCCTGTCATCATGCTGACAGCGTTGGGTCAACTGGATCAAAAGATAAATGGGCTAAATCAGGGGGCAGACGATTATATTACCAAGCCTTTTATTGGTGAGGAGGTCGTAGCACGTGTCAATGCCGTTTTACGCCGCTCCTTACTGGTCATGGGTGACTGCCAAACTCGAATTTTTGGAAGTTTAAAAGTAGATTATCGAGCCCATTCTGTCACCTTGCACGGTATTGATCTTACTTTTACGCCACGTGATCTTTCTCTGTTTTTATTTTTAGCACAGCATCCCAATCAGACCTTTACTAGAGAGCAATTAATCGAGCAGGTTTGGGGGATGGACTATGAGGGCAGTGATCGTGCTGTCGATCTTGCAGTGAAGCGTATCCGTAGAACCCTGCAAAATTGGCCAACCGATGAAGGAGAAATTCGTACACTACGAGGATTGGGGTATCAGTTCTGTGTCAATGAAAAATAA
- a CDS encoding ABC transporter permease, whose product MNYWEAMRVSLRSVTANKLRSFLTMLGIMIGVSAVIAMVAIGEGAKASVANQINGLGSNLLIISAGQARQGGISLGAGSLSLSLEDAAALQQKDSIADVTPAVSTRAQLVYQNSNYLSSLEGTTEAFPQVRNVSLQEGRFFTSFEVSEQANVAVIGPEIVTNLFANSNESPIGKTIEINRIPFTVVGILKSQGSSGMTNNDDKVMIPITTAMERLGQSSIRTIYASATSADEMFQAQFDIQQTLRSQHKLMPSQENDFTISSQSDILETAQSVTSVMTTLLSGIAAISLVVGGIGIMNIMLVSVTERTREIGIRKAIGATKTAIMQQFLIESVTLSILGGFIGIVLGVGAAWVVNKLGGVEIAITITPMLYAFLSSLLVGVVFGVYPAKKAAEMKPIDALRYE is encoded by the coding sequence ATGAATTATTGGGAAGCTATGCGCGTATCACTGCGGAGTGTCACAGCTAATAAGCTTAGGTCTTTTCTAACCATGCTAGGTATTATGATCGGCGTATCTGCTGTGATCGCAATGGTAGCGATTGGAGAAGGAGCAAAAGCTAGTGTAGCCAATCAAATTAACGGGTTAGGGAGTAATCTGTTGATTATCTCGGCAGGGCAAGCAAGGCAAGGTGGCATTAGCTTGGGGGCAGGCTCGCTTTCACTTAGTCTAGAGGATGCTGCAGCCCTTCAACAAAAGGATTCGATAGCAGATGTTACCCCTGCGGTTAGCACCCGCGCCCAATTGGTGTATCAGAATAGTAACTATTTATCCAGTTTGGAGGGCACGACGGAAGCTTTTCCACAGGTACGAAACGTTAGCTTGCAAGAGGGACGATTTTTTACTAGCTTTGAGGTAAGCGAGCAGGCAAATGTGGCGGTTATCGGTCCAGAGATCGTCACCAATCTCTTTGCTAACTCCAATGAAAGTCCTATTGGCAAAACGATTGAAATTAATCGTATTCCATTTACAGTGGTTGGTATTTTAAAAAGCCAAGGAAGCTCCGGCATGACTAATAACGATGATAAGGTAATGATTCCAATTACTACGGCGATGGAGCGTCTAGGACAAAGCAGCATTCGCACGATTTATGCCTCGGCAACATCAGCAGATGAAATGTTTCAGGCTCAGTTTGATATTCAACAAACCTTGCGATCTCAGCATAAGCTAATGCCTAGCCAAGAAAATGATTTTACCATAAGCTCTCAATCAGATATTTTGGAAACAGCGCAAAGCGTAACCAGCGTAATGACAACATTGCTATCGGGAATTGCTGCGATTTCTTTAGTGGTAGGCGGCATCGGTATTATGAACATCATGCTGGTCTCCGTAACAGAGCGTACTCGTGAGATTGGGATTCGCAAGGCCATTGGAGCAACTAAGACGGCGATTATGCAACAATTTTTGATTGAATCAGTTACGCTGAGTATCTTGGGTGGGTTCATTGGGATTGTGCTGGGAGTTGGAGCGGCTTGGGTCGTGAACAAGCTGGGAGGAGTGGAGATTGCCATTACAATAACTCCCATGCTGTATGCCTTTTTATCATCCTTATTGGTAGGTGTGGTATTCGGCGTGTATCCTGCAAAAAAGGCCGCAGAGATGAAGCCAATTGATGCATTGCGATATGAATAG
- a CDS encoding HAMP domain-containing sensor histidine kinase — protein MKNKERKTLLTYWTTRYVLTLCVGLVVIGLFSSMWISYNETQKRLDVMRYMAVEMSEQIVSADGTTILIPAFLPRLVENRQRFMGGFKPMVMILDAHKQIIFGKSNRFVDDILRRISPDWEEDQVVQEIQTRSGDTAIFLTQKIEENGQTLGWVFLFSPKKEMDRSIETLQQLCIMLTSLGLLGWIVIYYLTKKLSEPVKEVADAAKQIVTGHYDIELKKDIKEKEIYELIHSFKDMADRLRQLELMRTELLAGVTHELKTPVTSISGLLQAVKDDVVTGEVAKEFLEICSKEIVRLQKMVEDLLDFNSFAVGDIKVNKQPQNMNHLVQEITHQWLIGQDENTLVLQTNISEQEVWIDTDPLRIQQILYNLLNNAKQATGLNAMIQVTLLQQDDVLQICVQDNGVGIPETEKEYIFERFYRGEEKKHKVRGLGLGLPFSKMMAKALGGDLELIESVQEKTIFTLSLTK, from the coding sequence ATGAAAAATAAAGAGCGGAAAACGTTATTAACCTATTGGACAACTCGTTATGTATTAACCTTATGCGTTGGTCTTGTTGTCATTGGACTTTTCTCTAGCATGTGGATAAGCTACAATGAAACGCAAAAAAGGCTAGATGTCATGAGATACATGGCTGTGGAGATGTCGGAACAAATTGTATCAGCAGACGGGACGACGATTTTGATACCTGCTTTCCTGCCACGATTGGTAGAGAATCGCCAACGCTTCATGGGTGGATTTAAGCCCATGGTTATGATATTAGATGCACACAAGCAGATTATCTTTGGAAAATCAAATCGATTTGTTGACGATATCCTCCGCCGAATCTCTCCAGATTGGGAAGAAGATCAGGTCGTGCAAGAAATACAGACGCGCTCAGGAGATACTGCCATTTTTCTTACCCAGAAGATAGAGGAGAATGGTCAAACACTGGGGTGGGTATTTCTCTTCTCGCCGAAAAAAGAGATGGATCGCAGCATAGAGACGTTGCAACAATTATGCATTATGCTAACAAGTCTTGGACTATTAGGCTGGATTGTGATTTATTATCTAACAAAAAAATTATCGGAGCCCGTGAAGGAAGTAGCGGATGCCGCTAAACAGATTGTGACGGGACACTATGATATTGAACTGAAGAAGGATATCAAGGAAAAGGAAATCTATGAACTAATTCATTCGTTTAAAGATATGGCTGATCGACTACGGCAGTTAGAATTGATGCGAACGGAGCTATTGGCTGGAGTTACCCATGAGCTGAAAACACCCGTTACCTCTATCAGTGGGCTGTTACAAGCGGTTAAAGATGATGTGGTGACCGGTGAGGTAGCCAAAGAGTTTCTGGAGATTTGCTCCAAAGAAATTGTGCGCTTACAAAAAATGGTGGAAGATTTATTAGATTTTAACTCATTTGCAGTAGGAGATATTAAAGTTAACAAACAACCACAGAACATGAATCATCTGGTGCAGGAAATTACGCATCAATGGTTGATTGGGCAAGATGAGAATACGCTTGTTCTACAGACGAATATTTCTGAACAAGAAGTATGGATTGACACCGACCCGCTACGTATACAGCAAATTTTATATAACCTATTAAATAACGCAAAACAAGCAACAGGATTAAACGCAATGATACAGGTAACTCTATTACAGCAAGATGACGTTCTTCAAATTTGTGTTCAAGATAATGGTGTCGGCATTCCAGAAACAGAAAAGGAATATATTTTTGAGCGATTTTATCGCGGAGAAGAGAAGAAGCACAAGGTTAGAGGGCTTGGATTAGGATTACCCTTTAGTAAAATGATGGCAAAGGCACTGGGTGGCGATCTTGAATTGATAGAGAGTGTTCAGGAAAAGACCATTTTTACGTTGTCGTTAACCAAATGA
- a CDS encoding ABC transporter ATP-binding protein, whose amino-acid sequence MAELVSKVGQEQDNARAVIRIADVKKKYVIGDQEIHALRGVNLSIEEGDFVAIMGPSGSGKSTMMNMIGCLDLPSSGTFYLDGYPVSEAEDEELAKIRNQKIGFVFQNFNLIPRTPAVENVELPLLYAGVDAKQRRQRAIDSLHRVGLGNRLYNKPNELSGGQQQRVSIARALVNEPVIILADEPTGALDTKTSQEIMGIFQQLNNEGKTVILVTHEPDIAEYAKRVIHFRDGQIVANEVIQERRIANSEEVVL is encoded by the coding sequence GTGGCGGAGCTGGTTTCCAAGGTGGGGCAAGAGCAAGATAATGCTAGAGCTGTAATTCGGATTGCAGATGTGAAAAAGAAGTATGTGATTGGAGATCAAGAAATACATGCCCTGCGAGGAGTAAATCTTAGCATTGAAGAAGGGGATTTTGTAGCCATTATGGGGCCTTCAGGATCAGGTAAATCTACTATGATGAACATGATAGGTTGCTTGGATCTGCCTTCAAGTGGAACCTTTTATCTCGATGGCTATCCTGTTTCGGAGGCAGAGGATGAAGAGCTAGCTAAAATTCGGAACCAAAAAATAGGTTTTGTTTTTCAAAATTTTAATTTGATTCCGCGTACTCCCGCAGTGGAAAATGTGGAGCTTCCACTTTTATATGCAGGTGTAGATGCTAAACAAAGACGACAGCGAGCTATTGATTCCCTACATAGAGTCGGACTTGGCAATCGGTTATATAACAAACCAAATGAGTTATCAGGTGGGCAGCAGCAACGTGTTTCTATTGCGCGTGCCTTGGTTAATGAACCTGTGATTATTTTGGCGGATGAGCCTACAGGTGCCCTTGATACGAAAACAAGTCAAGAGATCATGGGAATTTTTCAACAATTAAATAATGAAGGGAAAACGGTTATTTTAGTCACTCATGAACCAGATATTGCTGAATATGCTAAGCGAGTTATCCATTTCCGTGACGGACAGATCGTAGCTAATGAGGTAATTCAAGAGCGAAGAATAGCGAATTCCGAGGAAGTGGTGTTATGA
- a CDS encoding response regulator, with protein sequence MIKVLIVEDDPMVAEFNKRYLEMVEGFTVQAVANDVKKALEIIDEIEVDLVLLDVFLPGKSGFDFLTQIRQRERSIDVIMITAACDTKSINKALQFGAVDYLIKPFEFERFQEALQDYKEKASVMKRQKKLSQTDLDKFLLAKDKDHTQILLDLPKGLTRTTLQLIWDHITERKGQAFSTEEMAHEVGISRVSMRKYLNFLSEIGVLKAEIMYGTVGRPVCKHRTVEDSSERIKQYM encoded by the coding sequence ATGATTAAGGTGCTAATCGTAGAGGATGACCCAATGGTAGCGGAATTTAATAAAAGATATCTAGAGATGGTAGAAGGCTTCACCGTTCAGGCAGTGGCCAATGATGTTAAGAAGGCTTTAGAGATTATTGATGAGATAGAGGTTGATCTCGTTCTCCTTGATGTGTTTTTGCCTGGAAAAAGTGGGTTTGACTTTCTCACACAAATACGTCAAAGAGAAAGAAGTATTGATGTCATTATGATCACGGCAGCATGCGATACGAAAAGCATTAATAAGGCGCTGCAATTCGGTGCTGTTGATTATTTGATTAAGCCGTTCGAATTTGAACGCTTTCAGGAGGCGCTTCAAGATTACAAAGAGAAAGCTAGTGTGATGAAACGCCAAAAAAAATTAAGTCAAACCGATTTGGATAAATTTTTGTTAGCAAAGGATAAAGATCATACCCAAATTTTATTGGACCTTCCCAAAGGATTAACGCGCACGACATTGCAATTGATTTGGGATCATATTACCGAGAGAAAAGGACAAGCATTCTCCACGGAAGAAATGGCGCACGAGGTAGGGATTTCACGTGTATCCATGCGGAAATACTTAAATTTTTTAAGCGAAATCGGAGTATTGAAGGCTGAAATTATGTACGGTACCGTAGGACGGCCTGTGTGTAAACACCGTACAGTTGAGGATAGCAGCGAGCGCATTAAACAATATATGTAA
- a CDS encoding 2-hydroxyacid dehydrogenase, with the protein MKTVNLVCYGVRDVEVEFFKKLNKFNYNLTLVTDLMNDTNVEMAKGADAVMVRGNCKATRTNIEKLASYGVKYLLTRTVGFNHIDLQAVKDCGMKAARVPAYSPNAISELALTLGMMLMRNASYTANKTKDKDFTVDASMFSKEIRNCTVGILGTGKIGLTTAKLFKGLGAHVVAYDVFENEAAKIIVDYLPLDEVLAKSDLVSVHVPFFKDQNYKMINDEFLAKMKDQAVLINTSRGELQDNEAILRALETNKLAGFGTDVFENESTFFFKNLKDQALPNETIEKLINMFPRVLVTPHIGSYTDEALTNMVEISYENLYSFLTQGRCDNEVA; encoded by the coding sequence ATGAAAACAGTTAATCTAGTTTGCTATGGTGTACGAGATGTAGAGGTTGAATTCTTTAAAAAACTAAACAAATTTAATTATAATTTAACACTAGTAACAGATTTAATGAATGATACGAATGTTGAGATGGCTAAGGGTGCAGATGCGGTTATGGTTCGCGGTAATTGTAAGGCGACTCGCACGAATATCGAAAAATTAGCTAGCTACGGAGTAAAATATTTACTGACTAGAACAGTAGGGTTTAACCATATTGACCTACAAGCGGTGAAGGATTGCGGTATGAAAGCTGCTCGCGTACCAGCTTATTCTCCAAATGCGATTTCTGAATTAGCACTTACACTTGGCATGATGCTGATGCGCAATGCTTCTTATACAGCTAATAAAACAAAAGACAAAGACTTCACAGTTGATGCTTCTATGTTTAGTAAGGAGATTCGCAATTGCACAGTAGGTATCCTAGGTACCGGTAAAATTGGGTTAACAACTGCTAAATTATTCAAAGGCTTGGGAGCTCATGTAGTAGCATACGATGTGTTTGAAAATGAAGCGGCTAAAATCATTGTAGATTACCTACCTTTAGATGAAGTATTAGCAAAATCTGACTTGGTATCTGTACATGTTCCGTTCTTCAAGGATCAGAACTACAAAATGATCAACGATGAGTTCCTTGCGAAAATGAAAGATCAAGCTGTGCTAATCAACACTTCTCGCGGTGAGTTGCAAGACAACGAAGCAATTCTACGAGCTTTAGAAACAAATAAACTAGCCGGATTTGGTACAGACGTATTCGAAAATGAATCTACTTTCTTCTTCAAAAACTTGAAGGATCAGGCTTTGCCTAATGAAACAATTGAAAAACTAATCAACATGTTCCCTCGTGTACTGGTAACACCGCATATCGGTTCTTACACAGACGAAGCGCTTACCAACATGGTAGAAATCTCTTATGAAAACCTATATAGCTTCCTTACTCAGGGAAGATGTGATAACGAAGTAGCTTAA
- the dcuS gene encoding DcuS/MalK family sensor histidine kinase encodes MNKPGKRKLQLSLHTKIILLIGIVVISSLLVTNVLISRDIASQTKDSLSEKVTDIGRIVANSVIVIEGLTGKRDQAEIQTFSNRIKDLTNVSFVVVLDMNLIRKSHPIPSRVGQSFLDREDANASLSGKEYISIAVGVLGEALRVFTPVYDYNGKQIGVVTVGIALDDVGKAVKQSRSVIYLSMILGIVIGIIGALLLARHIKKILFGLEPFAIAKVLEEQNAMLQSVREGVIAVDREGIITLVNSEARRLLQLADSSEEIVGKCASDHMWILEETLRTGKAQLDEHYSINGISLVINCVPVVVDDQVVGVVATFRDKTEIQQLVEQITGIQLYADALRAKSHEFKNKLHVIQGMIHMGYYDQLNEYIKQISIQHQKEIGFIVRRIKSSVFAGFLLGKISDAREDDVELILNEESYLAETEDSELIHSLITIVGNLINNAMEASIQAEVKKVELKIEQTEEQILIELTDSGQGIPPTFRREIFVKGFSTKGENRGLGLYFVTQHVDKWKGEIAIHSVEGKGTSFVIALPYKMKDEYDD; translated from the coding sequence ATGAACAAACCTGGCAAAAGGAAGTTACAGCTTAGCTTACACACAAAAATTATCTTGCTTATTGGAATTGTCGTTATTAGTTCTCTATTGGTTACAAATGTGCTGATTAGCAGGGATATTGCTAGCCAGACCAAGGATAGCTTGTCTGAGAAGGTGACCGATATTGGGCGAATTGTAGCTAATTCGGTGATTGTTATTGAGGGGTTAACAGGCAAGCGAGATCAAGCCGAAATTCAGACCTTCTCTAATCGGATTAAAGATTTGACGAATGTGAGCTTTGTGGTCGTGCTTGATATGAATTTAATTAGAAAATCCCACCCGATTCCTTCCAGAGTAGGACAATCCTTTTTGGATCGAGAAGATGCGAACGCTTCATTATCTGGTAAGGAATACATTTCTATCGCAGTAGGAGTGCTGGGGGAGGCTTTACGAGTATTTACACCTGTATATGATTACAATGGAAAACAGATTGGCGTTGTGACTGTCGGAATCGCATTAGATGATGTAGGAAAGGCAGTTAAGCAGAGCCGATCGGTGATTTATCTAAGTATGATACTCGGGATTGTAATTGGTATTATTGGAGCGTTGCTGCTAGCCAGACATATTAAAAAAATTCTGTTTGGACTAGAACCCTTTGCTATTGCGAAAGTGTTAGAAGAACAAAACGCGATGCTTCAATCCGTACGTGAAGGCGTTATAGCCGTGGATCGGGAAGGAATTATTACCTTGGTCAATTCGGAGGCCCGCCGATTATTACAGCTAGCGGACAGCTCTGAAGAAATCGTAGGAAAGTGCGCTAGTGACCACATGTGGATATTGGAGGAAACTCTGCGTACGGGCAAGGCACAGTTAGATGAGCATTACAGCATCAATGGAATCTCTCTTGTGATTAACTGTGTGCCAGTAGTGGTTGATGATCAGGTAGTAGGGGTTGTGGCTACGTTCCGAGATAAAACAGAAATACAACAACTGGTAGAACAAATTACAGGAATCCAGCTCTATGCTGATGCACTTCGGGCCAAATCGCACGAATTTAAAAATAAATTGCATGTCATTCAAGGCATGATACACATGGGCTATTATGACCAGCTCAATGAATATATTAAACAAATTTCCATTCAGCACCAAAAAGAAATTGGATTTATTGTGAGAAGGATTAAGAGCTCAGTGTTCGCTGGATTTTTATTAGGGAAAATTAGTGATGCTAGAGAAGATGATGTAGAGCTGATTTTAAATGAAGAGAGCTATTTAGCGGAGACGGAGGATTCGGAGCTGATTCATTCTCTCATTACCATAGTTGGAAATCTGATTAATAATGCTATGGAAGCCTCTATACAAGCAGAGGTTAAAAAAGTAGAGCTGAAGATTGAACAAACAGAAGAGCAGATTTTAATTGAACTAACCGATAGCGGACAGGGAATTCCACCAACATTTAGACGAGAAATCTTTGTGAAGGGATTTTCGACTAAAGGAGAAAATAGAGGATTGGGGCTGTATTTTGTTACTCAGCATGTGGATAAGTGGAAAGGTGAGATTGCTATCCATTCTGTTGAGGGCAAAGGAACAAGCTTTGTGATAGCCCTGCCTTACAAAATGAAGGATGAGTATGATGATTAA
- a CDS encoding efflux RND transporter periplasmic adaptor subunit yields the protein MGAVAIALLCGTGVFAYSKLLSPSRAASIMQTIQVQRGDVSEVITASGTVQAAQQVTVNFPSGDQSVTAINVKIGDTVKAGQVLATMDQSDALMQIKIAEANLLSAKAGLAEKMQAKDENEIVVLQSNVTKAKAALESAKKNYDNQKALIQQEKASDALQEAQKNLETQKKLYEAGAISKSELDQAQNSLNQSEAEYKTANMQHSQTVDQSNNNIAQAQAAYDSALAQFNQAKAPVQESSLQAAKASVTQAEVQLQQQQQNLEKLTLKAPMDGVILQVNGQVGEAASSPFLMMDNSNSEQLGVMAQISQNDIGKIKQGMEATFTIGTYNNKKFQGKVETVYPEGSTESGVTTYKVLLTVENKEGLLKPGMTLQTTIHAGAQKNVLYVPITALREQGGKTGVLVKGKDGASTDTETQADSKGKSRDKGQTVSGFQFKEVTTGLIGSDRVEITSGLEEGDQILLTMQVANSSSNSRQMGQGPMSSGMGGMPVMGGGMPSGGAGFQGGARAR from the coding sequence ATGGGAGCAGTAGCGATAGCCTTACTGTGCGGAACGGGTGTTTTTGCCTATAGTAAGCTGCTATCTCCTTCACGTGCAGCTTCGATTATGCAGACAATCCAAGTCCAGCGAGGGGATGTGTCGGAGGTAATTACTGCTTCAGGAACCGTACAAGCTGCACAGCAGGTGACAGTTAACTTTCCGAGTGGTGATCAGTCCGTAACAGCAATCAACGTTAAAATAGGTGATACTGTTAAAGCAGGGCAGGTACTAGCTACAATGGATCAATCCGATGCTTTGATGCAAATAAAGATTGCAGAAGCTAACCTCTTATCAGCTAAGGCAGGTTTAGCGGAAAAAATGCAGGCAAAGGATGAAAATGAAATTGTAGTACTACAGTCAAATGTAACAAAAGCAAAAGCAGCATTAGAATCTGCTAAGAAAAATTATGACAATCAAAAGGCCCTGATCCAACAAGAGAAAGCGAGCGATGCCTTACAAGAGGCTCAAAAAAATCTGGAGACGCAAAAAAAATTATACGAAGCCGGCGCTATTTCCAAAAGTGAATTAGATCAGGCGCAAAATAGTTTGAATCAGTCAGAAGCTGAATACAAAACAGCCAACATGCAGCATAGTCAGACAGTAGACCAAAGTAATAATAATATTGCCCAAGCACAGGCTGCTTACGATTCTGCGCTAGCTCAATTTAATCAAGCTAAGGCTCCAGTCCAAGAGTCTTCCTTACAAGCCGCAAAAGCATCAGTTACTCAAGCTGAGGTACAACTGCAACAACAACAGCAGAATTTAGAAAAGCTAACCTTAAAAGCACCAATGGATGGTGTTATTTTACAGGTGAACGGGCAGGTAGGAGAAGCGGCAAGCTCTCCCTTTTTGATGATGGACAATTCGAATTCTGAACAGTTGGGAGTAATGGCCCAGATTAGTCAGAACGATATCGGTAAAATCAAGCAGGGGATGGAAGCTACTTTTACGATTGGAACCTACAATAATAAAAAATTTCAAGGAAAAGTAGAAACAGTGTACCCAGAAGGGAGTACAGAATCAGGTGTGACAACCTATAAAGTACTTCTTACTGTCGAAAATAAAGAAGGATTGTTAAAGCCAGGCATGACGCTCCAGACAACAATTCATGCAGGGGCACAAAAGAATGTGCTCTATGTTCCAATTACTGCTTTGCGCGAACAAGGCGGGAAAACTGGAGTTTTGGTAAAAGGAAAAGATGGTGCTAGTACAGATACGGAAACACAAGCCGATTCAAAAGGCAAATCGCGTGACAAAGGGCAAACTGTATCAGGTTTTCAATTTAAGGAAGTAACGACTGGACTAATAGGCTCAGATCGCGTTGAAATTACGTCTGGACTTGAGGAAGGAGATCAAATCCTTTTAACTATGCAGGTAGCTAACAGCTCCTCGAATAGTCGTCAAATGGGTCAGGGGCCAATGTCGTCAGGTATGGGTGGTATGCCTGTAATGGGAGGAGGTATGCCAAGTGGCGGAGCTGGTTTCCAAGGTGGGGCAAGAGCAAGATAA
- a CDS encoding YxeA family protein encodes MFVLKKNLGLIILLLGSMALVGCERDQYNVLGHETEFYAAMLSEGKDLTDKGKEYTLPTYDKDGNKKILTYIADSKIPEGSLVKFTINQQGEVITLDNVAIKDIPEPAQKQLHIQ; translated from the coding sequence GTGTTTGTATTGAAAAAGAATCTAGGCCTTATCATTCTGTTACTAGGAAGTATGGCTTTGGTGGGCTGTGAACGGGATCAATACAATGTGTTAGGTCATGAAACAGAATTTTACGCTGCCATGTTAAGTGAAGGTAAAGACTTAACCGACAAAGGCAAGGAATATACTCTCCCTACCTATGATAAAGATGGCAATAAGAAAATCCTAACTTACATCGCAGATTCTAAAATACCTGAGGGCTCTTTAGTTAAATTCACAATCAACCAGCAAGGTGAAGTGATAACACTTGATAACGTGGCTATTAAGGACATTCCCGAACCGGCTCAGAAACAACTGCATATTCAATAG